In Lolium rigidum isolate FL_2022 chromosome 3, APGP_CSIRO_Lrig_0.1, whole genome shotgun sequence, the genomic window AAATTCCTCGCGAAAGTGGGGGCGCTGGAGATCGAGCAGTTCCGTCAGAAAGCCAAGGTTCAGAATGCCGTCTACACAGCAAAGGTCTCTTCTTGTTCCAAATTGGGAGTTCAGCGCGCGTTGCCTTATTGCTGTATATGTGTAATTGATTTAGTTAGATGCATATAGGATCTCACTACTGCTCTAGAGAGGAGAAAGCTGAGGCTGGGGAAGGCGGCGTTCCAGGAGCTCACTGGAgtaaagaagccggagctggattCGATGTGCGTGCTCCACTGGCCAGTTCTTCTGCTCTACCCGGAGGTCATGTCGAGTGACTTCATCAAGGATTTTCCGGAGACTGATCTCTTCTCGCAGCACCTCGATGTCATATCCTTGAAAAGTTACATGATGCTCTTTCTGGTATTATTTTGTATACACAATTGCATGGAAATATAAATACTTCATTTGGTCTCCTAGAATCCCTGCTGCCCTTAACTATCAAACATGTTCTCCGCAAGTTCTCCACCTTTGCCATGGGATGAGAACCATGCTTACACAAGGGAGGCTATTGAGCTGTATTGTCAGGTCTGTCTATGCACTGCATATTTTACTCGAGAGTAAACCTCTAAGGCTCTACCTTAGGCAAAGTCATAATACCTACAGATGCTCATATTTTTTCTTCTAAATTTCATGAGCAGAGACCTCTATAGAACATTAAACCAAAACATTGATCCCCTATGATGTGTATACACAACAAGCATTATCCTTTTGAATTTGTTATTCCCATATCAAACATCAAATCAGGTGCTAAGCAAGCCATTTTCAGCGGATAATATCACTGAGATTGCAAAGCCTGCGCATTAAAGTTGTCAACAGAAGAAAACAATTAAGTTAACAATTACACGACCATTGTGAACCTAGATTGTTTGATCCATACCTTTTGCTATAGGCAAGTTTCCTTGGGAATATACTTTAGTTGGGTTATTGTCACACTTATCCCTTTGATTTGTTTTTATCTACCAGTCAAATTCCAATGAAGTGAACTGAACCATAAGCAACACTTTTTCAGTGGATATGATACTGTACTGACCTTGTAAAACCTGCACACTGCAGTTGTCTCCGGAAGTAGGCAACTAAGTTAACAGTTACAAGATGATTATGGACCTAGAATTTTTATTCATACCTTTTGCTACATGCAAGTTTCTTTAATATTTGAGTTGAGTTATTTCCACACGTAAGTGTTGTTATTAGCAATTGGTTTATCTAGCTATAGAATGTCAATATGAGAGCTCttgtcaaaattttgaaaattgtaGCATTATCCTTTTACCAATTTCAAAAAATGACTCGGTTTAGTTTTTGTTTACATGGGGTTTTCGGCATGTTTTCACCTAACCAAAATATGCCCACTctttacttggtttgattttCCCCCTTTTAATGAAAAGGCAGAGTTCCTGCAGGTTACTCTAAAAGAATATATTTAAGAATGACTTCATCAGATGGGAAAAAAAGGAGTTACtggaaattcaaatttcaattcAAGGGAATCATGTTgaccatcattatcatcatctagTCCAGTTTTTAAGTTATCTTGAACTTTCACTATTTATGATTCTTACTCTTTACATTCACAACTGTTATATTGAGTACCATCCTATGTTATATGTCAAGTCAGCTTTAGGATATATCACtctgtcccataatataagatgttattacagccAATATAGGCCCAGTATATTTGTTAtagtaacatcttatattatgggccggagggagtagaagctttgtaaatttcattttccatgtctTGATGGTTAACTGACTCTTCACTTTGGTACATTAGGCTGGTGCGGAAACACCTTTGTCCAAAAGTGAAACATTAAAATATTTTCTAGAAGGCACTGTAGACTCAAAGTCGCTCCAAGATACTCTTGATGAGGAGGATGGAGAACATGACACTGGCAGTGGCTGCACAGTTACACCATCAAGTATGTAAAACATATTTCTTATGATTTTTTTCTCCACAACATATCATAGTACAGTAAAAAAGAAACGGCAGAATATGATTCATGAAACCGTCATTTTGCCGATTTCAGTATACAGTATATCATAGATGATGTTTAGTATTGTGGAGTCTGATACAAGTCCCTTGTATTCTTGTTTAATGCGCAGGTGAGGGATCGGCTAAGTGGATCAGAGTAAAAGAAGGGACAACACTTGAAGAAGCACTGCAGCATAAAGACTACATCATCCCTGGGATACCTGGTATGTTCCTTCAACCTCTGTCTGCTTGCACACACAATGGTTGTTATTGTTCGGCGCAAATAAGAAGTGGCATCTCTCCACGTGCAGTGTTCTTCGTTGTTTCGAGAAAGTCCAGCTTTTACTC contains:
- the LOC124700583 gene encoding tetratricopeptide repeat protein 4 homolog, encoding MALLMEPGSEPLTEDEKADLEGIAAIKESAAREYKEQGNQFVKMGRKHYADAVDCYTKALAQMGALSAPNPDASVLFANRAHVNLLLGNHRRALDDAEQAIRLSPSNVKAHYRAAKAALALDLLPEAVSFSRRGLEQDPANEELRKFLAKVGALEIEQFRQKAKVQNAVYTAKDLTTALERRKLRLGKAAFQELTGVKKPELDSMCVLHWPVLLLYPEVMSSDFIKDFPETDLFSQHLDVMFSASSPPLPWDENHAYTREAIELYCQAGAETPLSKSETLKYFLEGTVDSKSLQDTLDEEDGEHDTGSGCTVTPSSEGSAKWIRVKEGTTLEEALQHKDYIIPGIPVFFVVSRKSSFYSEFKAGNWSLP